A genomic segment from Gracilinanus agilis isolate LMUSP501 chromosome 1, AgileGrace, whole genome shotgun sequence encodes:
- the S1PR4 gene encoding sphingosine 1-phosphate receptor 4, with amino-acid sequence MNLSSCHQLVDQGHPDLILQHYNHTGRLEFRGPPEEGLGWLRTLFVAISCLIILENLLVLVAISTHMRSRRWVYYCIVNITLSDLLTGVAYLANIVLSGGRTFRLTPTRWFLREGLLFMALAASTFSLLFTAVERFTTMMRPVVARGTSKTVRVYGFIGLCWLLALLLGLLPLLGWNCVCDFSNCSSLLPLYSKWYILFCVVIFSLILASIMLLYGAIFRLVRANGQKVPRGHAQCKAQRLLQTVLMILVAFLLCWGPLFGLLLADIFGTAAWAQEYLRGMDWILTLAVLNSAINPLIYSFRSREVCRAVLGFLCCGCLRLGIRGPGDCLVRAVETHSVSSTESSLRPRDSLRTSRSLSFRMREPLSSVSSVRSV; translated from the coding sequence ATGAACCTCTCCTCTTGCCACCAGCTGGTGGACCAAGGGCACCCAGACCTCATCCTGCAGCACTACAACCACACGGGCCGCCTGGAATTCCGGGGCCCTCCCGAGGAGGGCCTGGGCTGGCTTCGCACCCTCTTCGTGGCCATCAGCTGCCTCATCATCCTGGAGAACCTGCTGGTGCTGGTGGCCATCAGCACTCACATGCGCTCCCGCCGCTGGGTCTACTACTGCATCGTCAACATCACGCTGAGCGACCTCCTCACCGGAGTGGCCTACCTGGCCAACATCGTGCTGTCGGGCGGCCGCACGTTCCGCCTGACGCCCACCCGCTGGTTCCTGCGCGAGGGGCTGCTCTTCATGGCCCTGGCCGCGTCCACCTTCAGCCTCCTCTTCACGGCGGTGGAGCGCTTCACCACCATGATGCGGCCCGTGGTGGCGCGCGGCACCAGCAAGACGGTCCGCGTGTACGGCTTCATCGGCCTCTGCTGGCTCCTGGCGCTGCTGCTGGGGCTGCTGCCTCTGCTCGGCTGGAACTGCGTGTGCGACTTCTCCAACTGCTCCAGCCTGCTGCCCCTCTACTCCAAGTGGTACATCCTCTTCTGCGTGGTCATCTTCAGCCTCATCCTGGCCTCCATCATGCTGCTCTACGGCGCCATCTTCCGCCTGGTCCGCGCCAACGGCCAGAAGGTTCCGCGAGGCCATGCCCAGTGCAAAGCGCAGCGCCTCCTGCAGACGGTGCTCATGATCCTGGTGGCCTTCCTCCTCTGCTGGGGGCCGCTCTTCGGCCTGCTCTTGGCCGACATCTTTGGCACGGCCGCCTGGGCCCAGGAGTACCTCCGCGGCATGGACTGGATCCTGACGCTGGCGGTTCTCAACTCGGCCATCAACCCTCTCATCTACTCCTTCCGCAGTCGGGAGGTGTGCCGGGCCGTCCTGGGATTCCTGTGCTGTGGCTGTCTGAGGCTGGGCATTCGGGGCCCCGGCGACTGCCTGGTCCGGGCCGTGGAGACCCATTCCGTCTCCTCCACCGAAAGCTCCCTCCGGCCCCGGGACAGCCTTCGGACCTCCCGTTCTCTCAGCTTCCGGATGCGTGAGCCTCTGTCCAGCGTGTCCAGCgtgcgaagtgtctga